CATGCGGTTGACGGTCTTCTGGCAGCGGATGGCGGATCACTTCGGTGAGGCGTACGCCGACACCTTCGCGCGCGATCATGTGATGACGGAGCTCGGCGGACGGACCGTGAACGAGGCGCTGAACGCCGGCTGGGAGGCCAAGGACGTGTGGCGCGTGGTGTGCGCGACCATGAACGTTCCGTACGAGAACCGCTGACGAACCCCGAAGATCCGGGGCGGGGCACAGATTGTCGGTGGAGTCGGCGACACTTGCCCCGTGGCCCCGACAGACGAGACCGCGCAGGTCGACCAGCAGACATCCCCCTTCGGCACGACGCCGCCCCCTTCGCCCCCGGGCGGGGACGCCTCCGGGCAGGGCGCGCGCATGCCGCGCTGGCTGCCGCGCGCGATGGTGCTCGCACTCACCCTCGTCGCCCTGTTCCAACTGGGCAGTTGGGCGTTCCACCAGCTCATCGGGCTGTTGATCAACATTCTGATCGCGTTCTTCCTGGCGCTCGCCATCGAGCCCGCGGTGAGCTGGATGGCCTCGTACGGTATGCGCCGGGGGCTGGCCACCTTCCTCGTCTTCTTCGGTCTGCTGATCGCGACGGCCGGATTCGTCACGCTGCTCGGCTCGATGCTCGCGGGTCAGATCATCAAGATGATCGAGGGCTTCCCCGAGTACCTGGACTCGGTGATCAACTGGATCAACTCGAGCTTCCACACCCACGTGAGACGGGTGGACGTCCAGGACAGCCTGGTGCACTCCGACTGGCTGCGGAAGTACGTGCAGAACAGCGCGACCGGCGTCCTGGACGTGTCCGCGCAGGTGCTCGGCGGTCTCTTCAAGCTGCTGACGATCACGCTGTTCTCGTTCTACTTCGCGGCCGACGGGCCCCGGCTGCGGCGCGCGTTGTGCTCGGTGCTGCCGCCCGCGCGACAGGCCGAGGTGCTGCGCGCGTGGGAGATAGCCGTCGACAAGACCGGCGGCTATCTGTACTCGCGCGGTCTGATGGCGCTGATCTCCGGCGTCGCGCACTACATCCTGCTGCAGGCCCTGGGCGTGCCCTACGCGCCCGTGCTCGCCGTCTGGGTGGGTCTGGTCTCGCAGTTCATCCCCACCATCGGTACGTATCTCGCAGGCGCCCTGCCGATGCTGATCGCCTTCACCATCGACCCCTGGTACGCGCTGTGGGTGCTGATCTTCGTCGTGGTCTACCAGCAGTTCGAGAACTACGTACTGCAGCCCAAGCTGACCGCCAAGACCGTGGACATCCACCCGGCGGTCGCCTTCGGCTCGGTCATCGCGGGCACGGCCCTCCTCGGGGCCGTCGGCGCCCTGATCGCCATCCCCGCGGTCGCCACTCTCCAGGCCTTCCTGGGGGCCTATGTGAAGCGGTACGACGTCACGGACGACCCCCGGGTGCACGGCCACCGGACCAGGAGGTCGCCCTCCTTCCGCACCCGTCTGCGGGAACTGCTCGCCCGATGAGGCCGATGAGGTTCACCGGGGTTCACCAGGTGAGGGCCGCCCACACTCCGGCGCCCAGGACCGCCGCCGCGTAGCAGCCGACCGCCGCCTGGATGACCCGCTGCCGTGTCCGGTCGCTCCATGGTGTGTGCGACAGCAGCCAGGCCAGTGCGGGCAGGACCAGCACGGCGTGCAGGCTCACTCCGTGCAGCGGCTTGAGCGGGGCCGTCGAGTGGTACGCCGCCTCCTGGTGACCGGTGCGGGTGAGGACGACCCCGCGCGCGATCATCGCGGCGCCCGACGCCAGCGCGACGAGCAGGATCGCGAACCCGGAGCGCAGCGCGAGCGGCATCCCCAGAGGGCCCGTGGGCCGGTTTTGGAAGGAGGCCACCGCGAACACGGTGAGCAGCACCACGAGAACCCCGCCGCCCACCGCGAGCGTCATCGACACCGCCGTGTCGAAGCCGGTCTCCATGTTGAGGTGCGAGGGCACCCGGCGCCACGCCTGAAGGGTGATCCCGCCCACCTCCACGACACAGTCGGCGGCGAACACGACGAGCAGCGCCGAGCGCAGACGCGTTCCGACCCGCAGATACGACGTGACCCATGTGATCGCGATCAGCGTCAGCCCGAAGGAGAGCCCGAACGTGACGGGCTTGCGCCAGGAGACGGGCCCGTCCCAGGGGCCGCCGTCCACGGCGAAGACGACCAGATGCGCCAGCCCGGAGAGCACCAGCACGGCGCCGGTCACATGGCAGAGCCGCTCGGTGGGACGCACTCCGCGCCACGCCCCACGCCACCCGGAGCGCACCGGAGACGGTCGTGCCGGTGGGGCGACGGCGGTGGTCACGGCGGGATCGGGGGTTCCGCTGTGGCTCTCCATGAGGTCCAAGCTTCGGCGGCCAGGGCCCTGAGGTCGTCGTACGGCCGAAGACTTCGGTGGTACGCCCTGGGGAGTAGGCGGGGATCCCGGTCGTTGTCGGTCCGCGAACGTAGGCTCGGAGGTGCCGCATGGTGCGCTTGACACCAAAATCGAACATCCATTCTCATGGAATCTCCGGCTGGGCTCTCGGCGGGGATTTCGGCAGGGTTTTCACAGAGATGTACCCGAGTTATCCACAGGCTGGACGGGCGTCGGGGCGCATTGTCAGTGGCAGGCGTTAGCGTCTTTGACGTGAAGCGATCGACTCAAGCAAATCGGGTGGAACCCATGGCAGGTACGGACCGCGAGAAGGCGCTCGACGCCGCGCTCGCACAGATTGAACGGCAATTCGGCAAGGGCGCGGTGATGCGCCTGGGCGAGCGGCCGAACGAGCCCATCGAGGTCATCCCCACCGGGTCGACCGCGCTCGACGTGGCCCTCGGTGTCGGCGGCCTGCCGCGCGGCCGAGTGGTGGAGGTGTACGGCCCGGAGTCCTCCGGTAAGACGACGCTGACGCTGCACGCGGTGGCGAACGCGCAGAAGGCCGGCGGTCAGGTGGCCTTCGTGGACGCCGAGCACGCCCTCGACCCCGAGTACGCGAAGAAGCTCGGCGTCGACATCGACAACCTGATCCTGTCCCAGCCGGACAACGGCGAGCAGGCGCTGGAAATCGTGGACATGCTCGTCCGCTCCGGCGCGCTCGACCTGATCGTCATCGACTCCGTCGCCGCCCTGGTGCCGCGCGCGGAGATCGAGGGCGAGATGGGCGACTCGCACGTGGGTCTGCAGGCCCGTCTGATGAGCCAGGCCCTGCGGAAGATCACCAGCGCGCTCAACCAGTCGAAGACCACCGCGATCTTCATCAACCAGCTGCGCGAGAAGATCGGCGTGATGTTCGGCTCCCCGGAGACCACGACGGGTGGCCGGGCGCTGAAGTTCTACGCCTCGGTGCGACTCGACATCCGCCGCATCGAGACGCTGAAGGACGGCACCGACGCGGTCGGCAACCGCACCCGCGTCAAGGTCGTCAAGAACAAGGTCGCGCCGCCCTTCAAGCAGGCCGAGTTCGACATCCTCTACGGGCACGGCATCAGCCGCGAGGGCGGTCTGATCGACATGGGCGTGGAGCACGGCTTCGTCCGCAAGGCCGGCGCCTGGTACACGTACGAGGGCGACCAGCTCGGCCAGGGCAAGGAGAACGCGCGCAACTTCCTGAAGGACAACCCCGACCTCGCCAACGAGATCGAGAAGAAGATCCTGGAGAAGCTGGGCGTCGGTGTGAGGCCGACGGAGCCCACCGCCGAGCCGGGCGCGGACGCGGCGGTCTCGACCGCCTCGGACGAGGCCGCGAAGACGGTGCCCGCTCCGGCGGCCAAGGCCACCAAGTCCAAGGCCGCGGCGGCCAAGAGCTAGTCCATGACGCGACGAACCGACTGGGCCGAGTACGCCTACCCCGTCCCCCGCGGGGGCAGGGGCACGGGGGGAACGGCGACTCGGCCGGAGACGGTGAAAGAGCGCACGGCGGGGACGGGCCGTACGGGGACGAGACGCACGGCGGCTCCTCCGCGTACTCCGGTGGCACGTATGGCCCCGAAGGGTTTCATGGCGGGGATCCGTACGGCGGTGACGGTCCGGCGGGCGACGGTGAAGGTGACGGCCTGACGGACGGTCACGGTTCTATGGACGGTGGATCGCGCCGTGGCGGTGGGCGGCGCGGCGACAGGGGGCGCGGCGACGGGGGGCCGCGAGGTGGACGAGGGCGTCGGAGGCGTGGCGGTTTCGGTGAGCCGTCCGACGACCCACAGGACGGAGGCACTCCTTCCTCGTCGAGGGCCGAGAAGGGGGAGCCCCCAGGGGACCCGGCTGAGCGGGCGCGGGCGATCTGTCTGCGCCTGCTCACCGGGACCCCGCGCACGCGGAAACAGCTCGCGGACGCGTTGCGCAAGCGTGAGATCCCCGACGATGTGGCGGACGAGGTGCTGTCACGGTTCGAGGAGGTCGGGCTGATCAACGACGGTGCCTTCGCGGACGCCTGGGTGGAGTCCCGGCACCACGGCCGGGGTCTGGCCCGGCGGGCGCTCGCGCGGGAGCTGCGGACCAAGGGCGTGGACTCGACGCTGATCGACGAGGCCGTCGGGCAGCTCGACTCCGAGCAGGAAGAGGCGACGGCGCGTGAGCTCGTCGCGCGCAAGCTCCGTTCCACGCGCGGTCTCGACCGCGACAAGCGGCTGCGACGTCTTGCGGGCATGCTCGCCCGCAAGGGCTACTCCGAGGGGATGGCGCTGCGCGTGGTTCGCCAGGCGCTGGAGGAAGAGGGGGAGGCCACGGAGGGTCTGGGGGACGAGGGGTTCTGAGCCTTGGGGGTGGGGGCGGGGAACCGAATGCGGTGGGCGCACGGGGGGCCGATCGCGTTCAGGGGGTGGCAGGTCTCCGAACCCGGCCCTGAACCCGGCTCCTGGCCCTCCCCTTCTCCCGTCTTCCCACCCTCGCCCGACCCAGGACTGTCCAACTCCCCTTTGTGAGGGTGGGGTTAACCCCCGGAGGGAGACGCCGGGTTGCCGCAATGCACAGGTGTCTGTGCACAGAGGACTGTGTACGCATGGCACAGGAACCCGGCGCGGAACGCTTGGTGAGGCGGAGCGAGGAGACTTCGCGCGGCTCCACCGAGCTCTCCGACCTCGCCACGCTCAAGGCCCTCGCGCAGCCCCGTCGGCAGCGCATGCTTCAGCACCTCACCGTGCACGGCTCCGCCACCTCGGCGACGCTGGCCCGGGCACTCGGGCTCAACACCGGAGCCACCAGCTATCACCTGCGTGAGCTCGCCCGGTACGGCTTCGTGGAGGAAGTCGACCGACCGGCCGAGGCGGGCGGCCACGGCAGGGAGCGCTGGTGGCGGGCCGTCCCCGGTGACCGCCGCTTCCCGCCGCGCAGTCGGCAGAGCGCCGAGATGCGGCTCGTCATGGACGAGCTGAACCACCACGTGTACGCCGCCGACCTCGAACTCTTCGAGCAGATGCAGGTGCAGGCGCAGAGGCAGTTACGGACGCGGGGGGCGGACGGGGAGGTGGGCGAAGCCGATCCCTGGGTCGACGCCTTCCCCTGCTCGCGCGGCAGCATCCGGCTGACGCTCCCCGAACTCCGCGCGTTCTTCGAGGAGTACATCGCGCTCCTCAACCGCTACAAGCGCCCCGAGGCCGACACCCCGCCCGGCGCCCGCACCGTGCTCACCCGGTTCCTCGCCTTCCCGGCCCCCGACGCCGCGCCCGACGCCGCGCCCGACGCCGCGCCCGGGAACCGTCCGGCACCCCACGACAGACCAGGGAGCGAACCCTCATGATGCTGCGTTACGCCCTGCGGACCGTCCAAGCCCGCAAAGGTGGCTTCCTCGGTGCCTTCTTCGCCTTGATGTGCGCGGCCGCTCTCATCACCGCCTGCGGCACCCTCCTGGAGACGGGCCTGCGCGGCACGATCGCCACCGAGCGGTATGCCGCGACGCCCGTCGTGGTCTCCGCCGACCAGAACGTCCACCAGACCACCGTCAAACACAAGAAGGGCAAGACCAAGGTCAAACACAAGGCGAAGCCGATCGCCGAACGGTCCTGGCTCCCGGGCGACCTCGCCACCGAACTCCGGAAGGCGCCCGGCGTACGTGAGGTCATCCCCGAACTGACCTTCCTGGCCGAACCCTTGGCACCCGGCGGAGCCGTCGACAAGGACCGGCCCGCCTACGGGCACGCCTGGGACTCCGCCGCGCTGACCCCGTACACCCTCACCACCGGCACCGCCCCCGAGGCAGACGGCGATCTCGTCATCGACCGCCGTCTCGCCGAGCGCGCCCACCTCGAGCCCGGTGACCGGCTCACCGTCCAGTCGACGCAGAGCCCACGGACCTACCGGGTGACCGGAATCGCCGCCCCCGCCCAGGAGGTGCGGTACCAGACCGCCCTCTTCTTCTCCACCGCCGAGGCCCGCCGCCTCGCCGCCCACCCCGGACAGGTCACCGCCTTCGGGGTGCTTCCCACCAAGGGCACGGACGCGGCCGTGCTCAAGCGATCGGTCAGCACGGCGCTGCACGGAACCAAGACGCCGCACGGTACGACCGCGCAGGTCAGCGCCGGTGACGGCCGAGGGCCCGTGGAGTTCCTGGACGCGGCCGCCGCGCGCACGAAGCTGGTCAGCATGGGCGGTGCGATGGGCGGCACCTCACTGCTCGTGGCCGTCCTCGTGGTGGTCGGGACCTTCGCGCTCTCCGTGCAGCAGCGCCATCGCGAACTCGCCCTGCTGCGCGCCATCGCCGCAACGCCGGGCCAGATCCGGGCGCTCCTCGGCCGTGAGGCACTGATCGTGGGGGCCGCCGCGGGCACCGCCGGCGCGCTCGCGGGGCTGCCGCTGGGCAGTTGGCTGCACGGCCGGTTCGTGGCCATGGGCGCCGTGCCGGCCACGCTTCAGCACACCGTCAGCGTCTTCCCGCCGTTCGCCGCGCTCGCCGCGACGTTGCTCGGTGCGTGGGCCGCCGCCCGTATCTCCTCGCGCCGGATCGCCCGGATCCGCCCGGCCGAGGCGCTCGCCGAAGCCCACGCCGAGCGCACCCGCCCGGCGTGGGGCCGGATCCTCGCGGGTCTCGCCCTGCTCGCCGGCGGTGTCGCCCTCGTCGCCGTGCTCAGCGTCCTGCGCACGGAACCCGCCTCGACTCCCGTGACCTTCCTGGCCGTCGTGGTCCTCGCCTCCTCCGTCGCGCTGCTCGGTCCGCTGTTGGTCAGAGCGGCCGTAGCCGTACTCGGAGGTCCGCTCGCGCTGACCGGACCCAGCAGTCGGCTGGCGCGTGCCAACCTCCGTGGCCACGCCGCCCGGATGGCCTCCGTAGTCACCCCTCTGACCCTCCTCATCGGCATGACCTGCACCGTTCTCTTCGTCCAGCCGACCCTGGGCAACGCGGCCCGCGCCCAGGCCCGCGAGGGCATCCGCGCCGACTGGGTGGTGGCCGCCCAGGGCCCGGGTGTACCGGCCGAGGCCGCACGGCGGCTGCGTACGCAGCACGACACCGTCACCGAAGTGGTCCGCACGACCGTCCGTGTGGGACTCGACAAGTACGCGGCGCAGGGCGTCACACCCGGGGGCCTCACCCGCACCTGGGACCCGGACGTCACCGCCGGCTCCCTGACGAAGCTCACCGAGGACACCGTCGCCGTCAGCGAACTCGCCGCCGACCAGCTCCACCTGAAGCCCGGCAGTCCCCTGAAGCTCACGCTGGGCGACGGAACACCCGCCACGCCGACCGTGGTGGCCGTCTACGCCAGAGGCCTCGGTTTCGGCGACCTCACCTTCGCCCACGACCTGGTCGCCCGCCATGTGGACAACCCACTCGCGACCTCCGTCCTCGTCAGCACCGCCCGTACACAGACACAACTCGCGGCTGCCCTCCGTGAGTTCCCGGGGGTCCACGTCCTCGCCCCGGCCGCCGCCGACTCGATCCAGGCCGCACGGCAGCAGGCGAACGCCGAGGTCAACTACCTCGCCATGGGACTCGTCCTGGCCTTCACTGCCATCGCCGTCGTCAACACGCTGGCCATGTCGGTCGCGGAGCGTGTCCGCGAGTTCGCGCTGCTGCGCCTCGCCGGGGCGACCCGGCGCCAGGTGTTGGGGATGCTGCGCACGGAGGCGCTCTCGGTCCTGCTGCTCGCCACCGCGCTCGGCAGTGGAATCGCGCTCGCCGTCCTCACCGCGTTCAGCGTCGGCATGACGGGCGAGGCAGCTCCGGCGGTCACCCCCCTGGTGTACGTCGCCGTGGTCGCGCTCGCCGGGCTGCTGGCGCTCGTCGCCACCGCGCTGCCGGGCCGGGTGGCGTTGCGGGTGCGCCCGGTCACGGTGGCCACGGCCAAGGAGTAGGGGGCGGTACGCGGAGGAGTGAGGAGCGGTACGCGATGGTGGGCGCCCCTTACATCAGGGGGCGCCCACCAACTGCGTACCGCCGACCAAGTGCGTAACGCGACCAAGTACGTGCCGCGACCAACTACGTGCCGCCGCACGGTGATCGTGAGCCCGGAGCTAGGCCGTCACCGGGAGACCGGCCGCCTTCCACGCCTGGAAGCCGCCCACCAGGTCGGTCGCCCGGTGCAGTCCGAGCTGGTGGAGGGAGACGGCGGCGAGGCTGGACGCGTACCCCTCGTTGCAGACCACCACGACCCGCAGATCATGGCTCGTGGCCTCCGGGGCGCGGTGGCTGCCCTGGGGGTCGAGCCGCCACTCCAGTTCGTTGCGCTCGACGACGAGGGCGCCGGGGATCAGTCCGTCGCGCTCGCGCAGGGCGGAGTACCGGATGTCGACGAGGAGGGCTTCGCCGGCCTGTGCGGCGGAGTACGCCTCCTCGGCCTCCACCCGGTCGAGTCCCTCGCGGACCCGTTCCAGCAACGTGTCGATGCCCACCGGGCGGGGTGCGCTCACTGCCAGTCCTCCGGACGCTCGACGTGCTCCAGGCGCAGCACCTGCCCCGTGCGGCTGTAGCGGCGGATCCGGGGCAGCGGCGGGTAGTACGCGTGGACGGAGATCGCGTGCTCCTCGGTGGACTCGTTGAGCACCTCGTGCACGTGGTGGCGGCCGAAGGAGCGGCCCTGGCCGGCCGGCATCCGACGTTCGCGGTCGACGTCCTCGGAGAGTTCGAGGGTCTTCCAGCCGTCGGTGGGCAGGCGGGCGGCGAGCGAGTACTCCTTGAGTTCGCCCGCGGCGGCGACGAAGGCGCCGACCGAGTCGGCGTGATCGTGCCAGCCGGTCCCGGTGCCGGGGGGCCAGCCGATGAGCCAGGCCTCGCTGCCGCCGGGGCCCTCCAGGCGCACCCAGGTGCGGCCCTCGGGGTCGAGGGGGAGGGAGGCGATCAGTTCGGCGTCGGCGGCGGTGCGGCGCACGAAGTCGAACAGGTCGGCCTGGGCGGGGGCCTGGACCGGTGCGGAGGCGGAAGGCGTGGTGGAGGGGGTGGACACAGACACGGGTACCGTCCTGGGCGTTCGCGTGGGTGCGCGCGGCAGCCGACAGGGAGGGGCGGCGCGCGGGGAGAGAACAGCTGCGAATTCAGCAGGACGGGCGACACACGCAGCCCGCGTAGCGGACGAGGTCCATATGGACCCTCCGCCACAGGCGCACACAGGTGTCGGTCACGATCCGGAGTACACCATGGCGGTCCGGGCCGGTCAACTCACTGTCACCATGTGGACCATCTGGTGACCGGGGGTGCCGCGCTGGCCGTGGCTCCGCCCCCCCGGACGGGTTCGGCTACCTGAGCCTGGTGGTCCGGGACGGGCCGGACCACCAGGGTCGTCAGGTCCTACTGGCCGCGGTCTCCGCTTCC
This portion of the Streptomyces mirabilis genome encodes:
- a CDS encoding ABC transporter permease; translation: MMLRYALRTVQARKGGFLGAFFALMCAAALITACGTLLETGLRGTIATERYAATPVVVSADQNVHQTTVKHKKGKTKVKHKAKPIAERSWLPGDLATELRKAPGVREVIPELTFLAEPLAPGGAVDKDRPAYGHAWDSAALTPYTLTTGTAPEADGDLVIDRRLAERAHLEPGDRLTVQSTQSPRTYRVTGIAAPAQEVRYQTALFFSTAEARRLAAHPGQVTAFGVLPTKGTDAAVLKRSVSTALHGTKTPHGTTAQVSAGDGRGPVEFLDAAAARTKLVSMGGAMGGTSLLVAVLVVVGTFALSVQQRHRELALLRAIAATPGQIRALLGREALIVGAAAGTAGALAGLPLGSWLHGRFVAMGAVPATLQHTVSVFPPFAALAATLLGAWAAARISSRRIARIRPAEALAEAHAERTRPAWGRILAGLALLAGGVALVAVLSVLRTEPASTPVTFLAVVVLASSVALLGPLLVRAAVAVLGGPLALTGPSSRLARANLRGHAARMASVVTPLTLLIGMTCTVLFVQPTLGNAARAQAREGIRADWVVAAQGPGVPAEAARRLRTQHDTVTEVVRTTVRVGLDKYAAQGVTPGGLTRTWDPDVTAGSLTKLTEDTVAVSELAADQLHLKPGSPLKLTLGDGTPATPTVVAVYARGLGFGDLTFAHDLVARHVDNPLATSVLVSTARTQTQLAAALREFPGVHVLAPAAADSIQAARQQANAEVNYLAMGLVLAFTAIAVVNTLAMSVAERVREFALLRLAGATRRQVLGMLRTEALSVLLLATALGSGIALAVLTAFSVGMTGEAAPAVTPLVYVAVVALAGLLALVATALPGRVALRVRPVTVATAKE
- a CDS encoding helix-turn-helix domain-containing protein, with amino-acid sequence MAQEPGAERLVRRSEETSRGSTELSDLATLKALAQPRRQRMLQHLTVHGSATSATLARALGLNTGATSYHLRELARYGFVEEVDRPAEAGGHGRERWWRAVPGDRRFPPRSRQSAEMRLVMDELNHHVYAADLELFEQMQVQAQRQLRTRGADGEVGEADPWVDAFPCSRGSIRLTLPELRAFFEEYIALLNRYKRPEADTPPGARTVLTRFLAFPAPDAAPDAAPDAAPGNRPAPHDRPGSEPS
- the recA gene encoding recombinase RecA gives rise to the protein MAGTDREKALDAALAQIERQFGKGAVMRLGERPNEPIEVIPTGSTALDVALGVGGLPRGRVVEVYGPESSGKTTLTLHAVANAQKAGGQVAFVDAEHALDPEYAKKLGVDIDNLILSQPDNGEQALEIVDMLVRSGALDLIVIDSVAALVPRAEIEGEMGDSHVGLQARLMSQALRKITSALNQSKTTAIFINQLREKIGVMFGSPETTTGGRALKFYASVRLDIRRIETLKDGTDAVGNRTRVKVVKNKVAPPFKQAEFDILYGHGISREGGLIDMGVEHGFVRKAGAWYTYEGDQLGQGKENARNFLKDNPDLANEIEKKILEKLGVGVRPTEPTAEPGADAAVSTASDEAAKTVPAPAAKATKSKAAAAKS
- a CDS encoding rhodanese-like domain-containing protein; translation: MSAPRPVGIDTLLERVREGLDRVEAEEAYSAAQAGEALLVDIRYSALRERDGLIPGALVVERNELEWRLDPQGSHRAPEATSHDLRVVVVCNEGYASSLAAVSLHQLGLHRATDLVGGFQAWKAAGLPVTA
- a CDS encoding cysteine dioxygenase gives rise to the protein MSTPSTTPSASAPVQAPAQADLFDFVRRTAADAELIASLPLDPEGRTWVRLEGPGGSEAWLIGWPPGTGTGWHDHADSVGAFVAAAGELKEYSLAARLPTDGWKTLELSEDVDRERRMPAGQGRSFGRHHVHEVLNESTEEHAISVHAYYPPLPRIRRYSRTGQVLRLEHVERPEDWQ
- a CDS encoding AI-2E family transporter, with amino-acid sequence MAPTDETAQVDQQTSPFGTTPPPSPPGGDASGQGARMPRWLPRAMVLALTLVALFQLGSWAFHQLIGLLINILIAFFLALAIEPAVSWMASYGMRRGLATFLVFFGLLIATAGFVTLLGSMLAGQIIKMIEGFPEYLDSVINWINSSFHTHVRRVDVQDSLVHSDWLRKYVQNSATGVLDVSAQVLGGLFKLLTITLFSFYFAADGPRLRRALCSVLPPARQAEVLRAWEIAVDKTGGYLYSRGLMALISGVAHYILLQALGVPYAPVLAVWVGLVSQFIPTIGTYLAGALPMLIAFTIDPWYALWVLIFVVVYQQFENYVLQPKLTAKTVDIHPAVAFGSVIAGTALLGAVGALIAIPAVATLQAFLGAYVKRYDVTDDPRVHGHRTRRSPSFRTRLRELLAR
- a CDS encoding DUF3046 domain-containing protein yields the protein MRLTVFWQRMADHFGEAYADTFARDHVMTELGGRTVNEALNAGWEAKDVWRVVCATMNVPYENR
- a CDS encoding putative leader peptide, which codes for MTDTCVRLWRRVHMDLVRYAGCVCRPSC